GGTCTTGGCGCCCGACGCCATGTCGCGCAGGTACCGATCCCGCTGGTCCTGGGTGCCGTGCTCGAACAGCGTCGGCGCGAGCAGGAAGATGCCGTTCTGGGTGACCCGTCCCGGGGCGCCCGACCGGTAGTACTCCTCCTCGAAGATCAGCCACTCCATGAGGTCGGCCTCGCGCCCGCCGTACTCCTCGGGCCAGGACACGACGGCCCAGCGGGCGTCGAACAGCTTGCGCTCCCACTCGAGGTGCTGCCGGTAGCCCTCGGCGGTGTTCATGGAGGCGAGGCCCGACGGCACGTTGGCCTCGAGCCACACCCGGGCCTCGGCCCGGAACGCCTCGTGCTGCGGCGAGAAGGTCAGGTCCACGGGGGCGAAGCCTGACGCCTCGTCAGATTCGGTGCAACCTCACCGGTACGCTCTCGAGATGGACACTGACGCTGCGCAGCGGAGCGGAGCAGCCGCACAGATTCGACACGGATCCCGAAGGGGCGCCGAGGGACGAGGCGCAAGGTGAATCGCCTGCCGGCCATCGAGGGCTGGTTCACCATGGACGCCGACCAGCCCCACCTGCTCGGGTCGAAGTGCACCGCCTGCGGCACCTACGCCTTCCCCGCCGCCTCGCACTTCTGCGGCAACCCGGCCTGCGCCGGCACCGAGTTCGACACCGTCGAGCTCAGCCGCACCGGCACGGTCTGGTCCTTCACGGACAACCGCTACCAGCCGCCCGAGCCCTACATCTCGCCCGACCCCTTCGAGCCCTACGTGATCGCCGCGGTGCAGCTCGCCGAGGAGGGCCTCGTGATCCTGGGCCAGCTGACCGCCGGCTCGACCACCGCCGACGTGGCCGTCGGCGACCAGGTCGAGCTGGTGCTCGAGCCCCTGTACGAGGACGACGAGGCCGAGCACCTCGTCTGGAAGTGGAAGGTGGTCCGATGAGCAACGAGATCGCGATCCTGGGTGCGGGCATGCACCCGTGGGGCAAGTGGGGGCGCAACTTCGTCGAGTACGGCATCGCCGCCGCCAACGACGCCCTCGCCGACGCCGGCCTGCAGTGGTCCGACATCCAGTACGTCTCCGGCGCCGACACGATGCGCAACGGCTACCCCGGCTACGTCGCGGGCGCGACCTTCGCCCAGGCCCTGGGCTGGACGGGCGCCCGGGTGTCGAGCTGCTACGCCGCCTGCGCGTCCGGCGCCACGGCCCTCAACATCGCCCGGGCCCAGATCCTCGCCGGCCTGTGCGACGTCGCCCTCGTGGTCGGCGCCGACACCACCCCCAAGGGCTTCCTCGCCCCGAACAAGGGCGAGCGCCAGGACGACCCCGACTGGCTGCGCTTCCGCCTCATCGGCGCCACCAACCCGACCTACTTCGCCCTCTACGCCCGCCGGCGCATGGCGCTGTACGGCGCCACCCAGGAGGACTTCGCCAAGGTCAAGGTGAAGAACGCCCGCCACGGCCTGGCCAACCCCTACGCCCGCTTCCGCAAGGAGGTCAGTGTGGAGGACGTGCTGGAGTCCCCGGTCGTGGCCGACCCACTCCACCTGCTCGACATCTGTGCCACCAGTGACGGCGGCGCCGCCCTGGTGGTGTCGAGCCTGGACTTCGCCCGCAAGCACGCCAGCAGCTTCGTGAAGGTGGCGGCGGTCTCGACGGTCACGCCGACGTATCCGAACACCGTGATCGAGATGCCCAACTTCGCCACCGACTCGTCCGCGGTGGCGGCCGAGCCGGCGCTGCCGTTCCGCGACGCCATCGCCGCCGCCGCCTACGAGGAGGCCGGCATCGGCCCCGAGGACGTCAACGTGGTCGAGGCCTACGACCTGTCGTCGGCCCTCGAGCTCGACTGGTACGAGAACATCGGGCTCTGCAAGGAGGGTGAGGCCGAGCGCCTCCTCAACGACGGCGACACCTCGTTGGGCGGCCGCGTGCCGGTCAACCCGAGCGGCGGCCTGGCCTGCTTCGGCGAGGCCGTTCCCGCCCAGGCCATCGCCCAGGTCTGCGAGCTGACGTGGCAGCTCCGGGGCCAGGCCACCGGCCGCCAGGTCGAGGGCGCCACGGTCGGCGTCACCGTCAACCAGGGCCTGTTCGGCCACGGCTCGTCCGTGATCGTCACCCGCTAGCCACCCACCCCCACCGAACTCGACGCAATAGCTGTCGGAAAGCGACAGTCATTGCGTCGAGAACGAACGAATCGCACGAGATCCGAGCACCAGGAGCAACTGACATGGCCGAGGCCTACATCATCGACGCAGTGCGCACCCCCGTTGGCAAGCGGGGCGGCGGGCTCAGCGAGGCCCACCCCGCCGACCTCGGCGCCCACGTGCTGAACGGCATCTTCGAGCGGGTCGACGTCGACCCCGCCGCCGTGGAGGACGTCTACTTCGGCTGCGTCGACGCCATCGGCCCGCAGGCCGGCGACATCGCCCGCACCGCCTGGCTGGCCGCCGGCCTCCCCGAGGAGATCCCCGGCACCACCATCGACCGCCAGTGCGGCTCGTCGCAGCAGGCCGTGCACTTCGCCGCCCAGGCAGTGATGAGCGGCACCAACGACCTGATCATGACCGGCGGCGTGCAGAACATGTCGATGATCCCCATCGCCTCCGCCATGACCGTGGCCGAGCAGTTCGGCTTCACCGACCCGTTCTCCGGCAGCGAGGGCTGGGTCAAGCGCTACGGCGACCAGGAGGTCAGCCAGTTCCGCGGCGCCGAGCTCATCGCCGAGAAGTGGGACATCAGCCGTGAGGACATGGAGGCGTTCGCCCTCGAGAGCCACGAGCGGGCGCTGACGGCCATCGACGAGGGCCGCTTCGAGCGCGAGATCCTGCCCTACGGCGAGATCACCACCGACGAGGGCCCTCGCCGGGGCACCACCCTCGAGAAGATGGCCGGACTGCGCACGCTGGTCGAGGGCGGGCGCCTCACCGCCGCCGTGTCGAGCCAGATCTCCGACGCCGCCACCGCCATGCTCATCGCCTCCGAGAAGGCGGTCGAGGAGCACGGCCTGAAGCCCCGGGCCCGCATCCACCACCTCTCGGTGCGGGGCGCCGACCCGATCTTCATGCTGTCGGCGCCGATCCCGGCCACGGAGTACGCCCTCGCCAAGGCGGGCATGACCATCGACGACATCGACCTCGTCGAGATCAACGAGGCCTTCGCCTCGGTGGTGCTGGCGTGGCAGAAGGAGACCGGCGCCGACCTGGCCAAGGTCAACGTCAACGGCGGCGCCATCGCCCTGGGCCACCCCCTCGGCGCCACCGGCGTGCGCCTGATGACCACCCTGCTCAACGAGCTCGAGCGCACCGGCGGCCGTTACGGCCTCCAGACCATGTGCGAGGGCGGCGGGCAGGCCAACGTCACCATCATCGAGCGCCTGGACTGAGCGTCCCCGGCCCGGGCTGCGTCCGTCAGGCGTCGTCCGCCGACGCCGGCAACGAGGCACGGAGCTCGTCGAGGAAGTCGGCGAAGGTGGCGTCGCTGCCCCGCGGGCGGCTGAAGGCCGGCAGGAGTGCCACGAGCGCAGCCCCGAGGAGCGTCCAGGCCGCGTCGGCCTCCTCGTCGGTCGCGGGGTTCGCAGCCGTCGTCGTCGGGACCGAACCCGGGTCGGCCGAGTCCCGGACCGCGAGTCCGTCGCCGATCGCCGCCAGCAGCGCCGCGAGCGAGTCGTAGGTGAAGGGCGGGCGGACCTCGAGGCCGTAGGCCGAGAAGGCGGCCTCGTAGAAGGTCGCCCACTGCGCCCCCACGGTGCGGAAGTGCTCTGTGACACGCGGGGTGATGTCCGGGTCGGCCGCCGACCACATGGCCATCAACACCCGCAGGTCGGCACTCGACCGCAGGCGCTCGAATTCGGCTGATGCACCGACCCGGATGACCTCGTCGAGCGGCCCGGCGAACACCGGCGCCTCGGACGGCGGCTCGAAGCGGGCGGGAGCGAAGACCTCGTCGAGCAGGTCGTCCCGGTAGTCGTCCTGGCTGTCCCAGTAGTGGTACAGGGCCCCCACCGACACCCCGGCGCGCTCGGCCACGTCGGTCAGGCGGATGTGCTCGAGCGGCGGCCCGGCGGGTTGCTCGTGGGCCAGCGAGCGACCGGCGTCGAGCAGCGCACGTCGGCCTTCTTCCGAGTTGCGTCGGGCCCGCCGTCGCCTGCGCTCCGCCACGGGTACCACGGTAGGCGAACCGGCCGTTGACCTTCCACATAGAACCTTCTATGTTCTCGGTTTCTGGAACTGGCAGACGAGGAGTCGAAGCCATGGGCGGAACCCCCGAACCTCGCGACGAGCGCCGGCGGGCGTCGCGTCCCGATCCGATCCCGGTCTCCCGGGAGACGCTCCGTGAGCACCTCGCGGACCTCGACGAGGCCTACGAGTCGCTCCGGACCACGGCCGACCCCCGGGCGCGCCAACTCCTCGAGGACGTGCTGGGCTCGCTCCAGGCCGTGGTGTTCGACCACCTGCCGCCTGGCGAGGGCCCTGCGGACTCGACCGGCCACGCGGCCTGAGTCGAACGGCGGTCGGGCGGGGGCCGGGTCGGCTCAGGGGCAGAGGCGGCCGCGGGCCTGCTCGGCCTCGGCCACGATGCGCTGCACCAGCTCGTCCACCGTCGGGAGGTCGTCGATCATGCCGACCACCTGACCGCTCGACATCACGCCGAGGTCGGGCCGGCCGTCGACCATCGAGGCCTTGAGCAACATCGGGGTGTTGGCGGCCATGATCACCTGGCTCCAGCTCAGCTCCTGGGAGCGGTGCATGGCCACGCCCTCACGGATGATCTGACTCCACGGGGTGCCCGACAGCTTCTTGAAGCGCAGGGCGTTGCTGACCGCCCGGGGCAGCGACGTGACGGGGCCCGTGCGGTCGAGGGCCTCGGTGAACTCGGTGCGCAGCACCCGGTGGGGCACGCCGTCGACCTGAGTGGTGCGCAGCGTGTCGTTCACGCCCTTGCCCAGGTACACCTGCTTCACGTCGTCGCCCACAGGTGAGTCCGACGTGAGCAGGAAGCGGGTACCCATGGCGATGCCGGCGGCGCCGTAGGCCAGTGCCGCCACCAGCCCCCGGCCGTCGAAGTAGCCGCCGGCGGCGATGACGGGCAGGTCCACCGCGTCGACCACCTGGGGCAGCAGCAGGGAGGTGGGGACGTCGCCGGTGTGGCCACCGCCCTCCCCGCCCTGGACGAGCACGGCGTCGACGCCCCACTCGGCCACCTTCTCGGCGTGGCGCTTCGCCCCGATGGAGGGCATCACCACCACGCCGGCGTCCTTCAGCTTCTTGATGAGGTCGGGTTTCGGCGCGAGAGCGAACGATCCGACCTTCACGCCCTCCTTGATGAGCAGGTCGATGCGGTCGCCGGCGTCGGGCGCGTCGGACCGCAGGTTCACGCCGAAGGGCCGGTCGGTCTGCTCCTTCACCTCACGGATTGCTCCGACCAGCTGGTCGTAGTCCATGGTGGCGGCGGCGAGGATGCCGAGGATGCCGGCGTTGGCCGAAGCGGCCACGAGGCGCGGCCCGGCCACCCAGCCCATGCCGGTCTGCACGATGGGGTACCGCACCCCCACCAGGTCGCAGAACCGGGTGTGGAAGGGCGAAGGGGAAACCGGGGAAGCGGAGGCCTCGCTCACTCGGGCTCCTTGACCTCTTTGGCCAGGAGGCCGTTGGGGTCGATCACCTCGTGGATGAGCTGCTGCTCCTCCACCGTCGGCGGCCGGGACTCGGGCACGTCGTCGGGGACGACGAGTTCGAAGCCGGTGGCCTCGATCACCTCGTCCACCGTCACGCCAGGGTGCACGGAGCGCAGTCGCATCGTGTGGTCGGGCGTCTCGAAGTCGAACACGCCGAGGTTGGACACCACCCGGCGGATCTCGTGGAAGCGGGCGGAGTCACCCGGCAGCGCCGCCGCCCGGTCATAGCCCACGCCCGACACGTAGTCGACCTTCTCGACGAACGAGCGGGTTCCGTGGTTGGGCACCCAGTACGAGCAGGTGTGGTTGATGGTGTTGCCGGGGGCACCCCGAACGCCGAGCAGCTGCGCCTTGGGCTGGCGCCAGTCGCCGATGCAGGCGATGTTCATGTTGCCGTACCGGTCGATCTGGCTCGGGCCCATGATGATGTGGCGCCGGCCGGGCCAGACCGCCACGTCGAAGATCGACGCGAAGGGCAGCCATCCCTCGACCAGCTTGTCCTCGAAGGGCACGGCCACCCCGACGGGCAGGGTGTTGGCCACGAGCAGGGCCTCGGTGTCGGTCATCACAAGGTCGGGCTCGAAGGTGGCCCGGGCCAGGCGGCCGGCTATCACGGGCACGTTGCCGATGGGGTTGCCGAGGATCTCGCCGTCGCCCCGGAACACGTCGGCCAGGGCGGCCACGCAGACCTCACCCCGGGTGAAGGTCTCGGCGGGTGCGGAGGTGGTCACGTCGCTCACTGGTCGCGCTCCTTCACGGCTCGCTGGTAGTCCGCCTCGCTCACGTCGAGGTAGCGGGCCTTGAACTCGAGCCACTTGTCCTCGTCACCCGCGGTGGCCACGTACTCACGCTGGAAGGCCTCGTCGCGCCCGTAGTCGGGGGCGCACAGCGTGAAGTGGGCGCCGCCAGGGGCCTCGACGACGCCGTCGACCATGAGGCGGTTGAGGCGCAGGCTCTGGATGGGACCCTCCTTCAGGAAGTCCTCGGTCTCGACGATGCGCTCGCACGACACGTAGCGCTTGTCGGCGGCGAGGCAGAAGTGGTCGTCGTAGAACGGGTCGGGCCCCAGGTACTGGGCGTTTCCGCCCTGGTCGGCCCGGTTCATGTGCACGAGGGCGACGTCGAGGTGCAGCGCGGGCATGGCCACGTACTGCTCGGCGTCCTCGTAGGGGGACGTGACCAGCTTCAGGCGGGGATTGGACTCGAGCAGGTCCGTGCCGAGGCCCACCCGGGTGGGCAGGAACGACACCCGCTGGGCCGCCGCCCGCAGGCCCAGGACGAACATGCCCTCGTCGTACTCCTCCGCCTCGACCGTGCCGTTCTGGCGGGCGGCCCGGAAATGGGGCTCCAGCGGGATCGAGTCGAGCGACACGAAGCCGTAGACGATCTTGCGCGCCTGGCCGCTCTTGCAGAGCAGGCCCACGTCGGGGCCGCCGTAGGAGACGATGGTCAGGTCCTTCAGCGACGACCGCAGGATGGCGCGCACGAAGGCCATCGGCTTGCGCCGCGACCCCCACCCCGCGATCCCGATGGTCATCCCGTCGGACAGCTCGGACACGACCTCGTCGATGGTCATGCGCTTGTCGGGCATGGGTGTCAGCGCTCCCTACTGGTCGAAGTCGGCGTCGCGCTTGTCGACGAACGCCTGGCGGGCCTCGTCGGCCACACCCGAGAGGTTGAGCTCGAACGTGAAGCCCTGCTCGAAGCGGTAGCTGCGCTTCACGTCGATGGGGTCGATGCCGTTGAGGGACTCCTTGGCCGCCCGGACCACGGTGGGGCTCTTGGCCGCGATGTCGCGGGCCACGGCGAAGGCGGCGTCGCGCAGTTCGGCCTGCGGCACCACCTGGAGGACCGAGCCGAAGTGGTGCAGCTCGGCCGCCGTGGCGGTGGCGCTCGTGTAGACCATGGCCCGCATCTTGTGCTGGGGCACCAGGCGGGCGAGGTGGGTGGCGGCGCCCAGCGCCCCCCGGTCCACCTCGGGCAGCCCGAAGGTGGCGTCCTCGGCGGCGATGATGATGTCCGCGTTGCCCACGAGGCCGATGCCGCCGCCGAGGCAGAAGCCGTTCACGGCGGCGATGACGGGCACCGCGCAGTCGTACACGGCGGCGAACGCGGCATAGCAGCCCCGGTTGGCGCCGATGAGCGCGTCGTAGCCCTCGGTGGCCTGCATCTCCTTGATGTCGACGCCGGCGTTGAAGCCCCGGCCCTCGGCGCGCAACACGACGGCGCGCACCGCGCGGTCGGCGCTGGCGCGGTCACAGAGCTCGGCGACCTCGAACCACCCGGCGACGGTCAGGGCGTTGACCGGTGGGTTGTCCATGACGATCTCGGCGATGCCGAGGTCGTCGACCTGGTAGCTGTTCCCCACCGATGCCTCCTGTGCGTGCCGGGCCGCACGCGAGCGCGCGGCCCGGCGGATCTGACGGACCGTCAGACCGTACGGCCGGGGCTGCGGCCTCCGCTAGTTCCCGATGGGCGGATGGGCCGGACGCGCAGGGTTCCGGTAGCTTCCGGGCCGTGCCTGCACCAGGGGACCTCCTCGACTTCACCGGACGCGTCGTCCTCGTGACCGGCGGGGCCCGTGGCGTCGGTCGGGGCATCGCCGAGCGCTTCCTCGCCGCCGGCGCCGACGTGGCCATCTGCGGGCGGAACGAGCCCGAGGACGGGCCCGAGGTCGACGGGCGGCGTCCGATGTTCGTGGCCGCCGACGTGCGCGAGCCCGAGCAGGTCGACGCTCTGGTGGCGGCGATCGTCGAGCGCCACGGCCGCCTCGACGCCGTGGTGAACAACGCCGGCGGCTCGCCCGCCGCGGAGGCCGCCAGCGCCTCCCCCCGCTTCACCACCTCGATCGTGGCCCTCAACCTGCTGGCTGTCATCCACGTGTCACAGGCCGCCAACCGGGTCATGCAGGACCAGGACGACGGCGGCGCCATCGTGAACATCACCAGCGTCAGCGCGCTGCGCCCCTCCCCGGGCACCGCGGCCTACAGCGCGGCCAAGGCCGGGGTCATCGGGTTCACCCGCAGCGTGGCCCAGGAGTGGGCCCCGAAGGTCCGGGTCAACTGCGTGACCGGCGGCATGATCGAGACCGAGCAGTCCCACCTCTTCTACGGCGACGACGCCGGTATCGCCCGTGTGGCTGCCACCGTCCCCCTGGGCCGCCTGGCCACGCCGGCTGACATCGGCGACGCCTGCGTGTTCCTGGCCTCGCCGCTGGCGTCCTACATCAGCGGCGCCAACCTGGTGGTCGACGCCGCCGGCGAGCGCCCCCCGTTCCTCGAGGCCGCGTCGGCGGGCTGACCGTCGGTGCGGCCGGGTCGGACGGCCGGCTGATCAGGCCGAGGGCGCGGACGGCGCCGACGACGACGCACGGGTGCCCAGGAACACGGACAGGCCGAAGATGGCCACGCCCAACGGAACGTGCCATGCGGCCGCCTCCGCGGTCTCCCGCCCGACATAGCCGAGGCCGGTCTGGGCGAAGAGGGCCGCCACGAGGACGGCGGACCAGAGCAGGCGGATGCGATCGGCGCGACCTACGGCGGCCAGCACGACGAGTGCCAGGCCCAGGACGAACGAGGCGTTGCCCATGAAGCCGTGGACGCGGATCGACCAGTCCCCGAAGAGGGCCTGGCCGGCCACGACGGCCTGGGCCAGGACGAGTGCGGCCAGCACCTCGGCGACCACCCGGTG
This Acidimicrobiales bacterium DNA region includes the following protein-coding sequences:
- a CDS encoding OB-fold domain-containing protein encodes the protein MNRLPAIEGWFTMDADQPHLLGSKCTACGTYAFPAASHFCGNPACAGTEFDTVELSRTGTVWSFTDNRYQPPEPYISPDPFEPYVIAAVQLAEEGLVILGQLTAGSTTADVAVGDQVELVLEPLYEDDEAEHLVWKWKVVR
- a CDS encoding lipid-transfer protein codes for the protein MSNEIAILGAGMHPWGKWGRNFVEYGIAAANDALADAGLQWSDIQYVSGADTMRNGYPGYVAGATFAQALGWTGARVSSCYAACASGATALNIARAQILAGLCDVALVVGADTTPKGFLAPNKGERQDDPDWLRFRLIGATNPTYFALYARRRMALYGATQEDFAKVKVKNARHGLANPYARFRKEVSVEDVLESPVVADPLHLLDICATSDGGAALVVSSLDFARKHASSFVKVAAVSTVTPTYPNTVIEMPNFATDSSAVAAEPALPFRDAIAAAAYEEAGIGPEDVNVVEAYDLSSALELDWYENIGLCKEGEAERLLNDGDTSLGGRVPVNPSGGLACFGEAVPAQAIAQVCELTWQLRGQATGRQVEGATVGVTVNQGLFGHGSSVIVTR
- a CDS encoding acetyl-CoA C-acetyltransferase — protein: MAEAYIIDAVRTPVGKRGGGLSEAHPADLGAHVLNGIFERVDVDPAAVEDVYFGCVDAIGPQAGDIARTAWLAAGLPEEIPGTTIDRQCGSSQQAVHFAAQAVMSGTNDLIMTGGVQNMSMIPIASAMTVAEQFGFTDPFSGSEGWVKRYGDQEVSQFRGAELIAEKWDISREDMEAFALESHERALTAIDEGRFEREILPYGEITTDEGPRRGTTLEKMAGLRTLVEGGRLTAAVSSQISDAATAMLIASEKAVEEHGLKPRARIHHLSVRGADPIFMLSAPIPATEYALAKAGMTIDDIDLVEINEAFASVVLAWQKETGADLAKVNVNGGAIALGHPLGATGVRLMTTLLNELERTGGRYGLQTMCEGGGQANVTIIERLD
- a CDS encoding TetR/AcrR family transcriptional regulator: MAERRRRRARRNSEEGRRALLDAGRSLAHEQPAGPPLEHIRLTDVAERAGVSVGALYHYWDSQDDYRDDLLDEVFAPARFEPPSEAPVFAGPLDEVIRVGASAEFERLRSSADLRVLMAMWSAADPDITPRVTEHFRTVGAQWATFYEAAFSAYGLEVRPPFTYDSLAALLAAIGDGLAVRDSADPGSVPTTTAANPATDEEADAAWTLLGAALVALLPAFSRPRGSDATFADFLDELRASLPASADDA
- a CDS encoding nitronate monooxygenase; this encodes MSEASASPVSPSPFHTRFCDLVGVRYPIVQTGMGWVAGPRLVAASANAGILGILAAATMDYDQLVGAIREVKEQTDRPFGVNLRSDAPDAGDRIDLLIKEGVKVGSFALAPKPDLIKKLKDAGVVVMPSIGAKRHAEKVAEWGVDAVLVQGGEGGGHTGDVPTSLLLPQVVDAVDLPVIAAGGYFDGRGLVAALAYGAAGIAMGTRFLLTSDSPVGDDVKQVYLGKGVNDTLRTTQVDGVPHRVLRTEFTEALDRTGPVTSLPRAVSNALRFKKLSGTPWSQIIREGVAMHRSQELSWSQVIMAANTPMLLKASMVDGRPDLGVMSSGQVVGMIDDLPTVDELVQRIVAEAEQARGRLCP
- a CDS encoding CoA-transferase, which translates into the protein MTTSAPAETFTRGEVCVAALADVFRGDGEILGNPIGNVPVIAGRLARATFEPDLVMTDTEALLVANTLPVGVAVPFEDKLVEGWLPFASIFDVAVWPGRRHIIMGPSQIDRYGNMNIACIGDWRQPKAQLLGVRGAPGNTINHTCSYWVPNHGTRSFVEKVDYVSGVGYDRAAALPGDSARFHEIRRVVSNLGVFDFETPDHTMRLRSVHPGVTVDEVIEATGFELVVPDDVPESRPPTVEEQQLIHEVIDPNGLLAKEVKEPE
- a CDS encoding CoA transferase subunit A, which produces MPDKRMTIDEVVSELSDGMTIGIAGWGSRRKPMAFVRAILRSSLKDLTIVSYGGPDVGLLCKSGQARKIVYGFVSLDSIPLEPHFRAARQNGTVEAEEYDEGMFVLGLRAAAQRVSFLPTRVGLGTDLLESNPRLKLVTSPYEDAEQYVAMPALHLDVALVHMNRADQGGNAQYLGPDPFYDDHFCLAADKRYVSCERIVETEDFLKEGPIQSLRLNRLMVDGVVEAPGGAHFTLCAPDYGRDEAFQREYVATAGDEDKWLEFKARYLDVSEADYQRAVKERDQ
- a CDS encoding enoyl-CoA hydratase family protein, translating into MDNPPVNALTVAGWFEVAELCDRASADRAVRAVVLRAEGRGFNAGVDIKEMQATEGYDALIGANRGCYAAFAAVYDCAVPVIAAVNGFCLGGGIGLVGNADIIIAAEDATFGLPEVDRGALGAATHLARLVPQHKMRAMVYTSATATAAELHHFGSVLQVVPQAELRDAAFAVARDIAAKSPTVVRAAKESLNGIDPIDVKRSYRFEQGFTFELNLSGVADEARQAFVDKRDADFDQ
- a CDS encoding SDR family oxidoreductase, which translates into the protein MPPVRAGPHASARPGGSDGPSDRTAGAAASASSRWADGPDAQGSGSFRAVPAPGDLLDFTGRVVLVTGGARGVGRGIAERFLAAGADVAICGRNEPEDGPEVDGRRPMFVAADVREPEQVDALVAAIVERHGRLDAVVNNAGGSPAAEAASASPRFTTSIVALNLLAVIHVSQAANRVMQDQDDGGAIVNITSVSALRPSPGTAAYSAAKAGVIGFTRSVAQEWAPKVRVNCVTGGMIETEQSHLFYGDDAGIARVAATVPLGRLATPADIGDACVFLASPLASYISGANLVVDAAGERPPFLEAASAG